A window of Campylobacter concisus genomic DNA:
GGCTCAGATAGTGATACTCACGTAAAAGAGACTCCAGCTCTAGTGGCAGCTAGCCCAGGTGGTGGCGCCATCAACATTAGCTTTAATGGTGATTTTTTACTTAACTCAGACAATGGCAAATTTGACCTAGAGAGCTTTAAAGCCCAAATGGTAAAAGGCGTTAAAGATGCACTAAGACGTGATGAGTTTAACCGTAAAAACACGGATATAAGGGGATAATATGGTGCTAAATCTTGGTGGGTTTAAATTTAGATGGGAGCAAACTAATAGTATTGACACTCAAACAGACTTTGGTATAAGTGAACAAGAGCGGATACAAAACTATCCAGCCTTATTTAGTGCAAATTTAGGGAGCAGCACACTTAATATAGAGGGGCAAACGCTGCCATATCACGGTGATAAACAAAGCGCATTAAAGCCACTTTATGCCTTAGCCGCCTTACGTCAAAGCTTGCCACTTACAAATGGAAATGGTAAATATTTTGGTCGCTTCGTTATAGTAAAAATCAGTGAAAAACAAGCGATTTTCACTCCAAATGGAGCATTTTTTACGCAAAGTTTTAGTTTAGAGCTAAAAAGGGATTATGATGGATAAAATTTACATAGCTAAAGACGGTGATAGGCTTGATACTATCACCTACAACCACTACGGACATCTAAGGTTTTTTGAGCAAATTCTAACTATAAACCCAAAGCTTAACACAACACTTCATGCAGGTGATAAGGTGTTTTTGCCTGATATAAAAGAAGCAGCGAAAGAGCAGGCAAAACTATGGTGAGAAAACCGGCTTTCAAGCTAGAAGCTAGCGGCAAAGACATAACAAACATCATCAGACAAAACCTAATAAGTCTAAGCTTTACCGATAAAGAGGGCAATGAAAGCGACGAAATCAGCTTTACCCTATTTGGCATATATGCAAAGCCAGTATTTGGAGATAAGCTTAAACTTTGGCTGGGATATGAAAATGAGCTCTATCTTTGTGGCTCTTTTAGCGTGCAAACGGCTAGCAGGGATTATAA
This region includes:
- a CDS encoding phage tail protein — translated: MVLNLGGFKFRWEQTNSIDTQTDFGISEQERIQNYPALFSANLGSSTLNIEGQTLPYHGDKQSALKPLYALAALRQSLPLTNGNGKYFGRFVIVKISEKQAIFTPNGAFFTQSFSLELKRDYDG
- a CDS encoding tail protein X gives rise to the protein MDKIYIAKDGDRLDTITYNHYGHLRFFEQILTINPKLNTTLHAGDKVFLPDIKEAAKEQAKLW